Proteins co-encoded in one Salvia splendens isolate huo1 chromosome 4, SspV2, whole genome shotgun sequence genomic window:
- the LOC121798547 gene encoding uncharacterized protein LOC121798547 → MIDAAGSKGLTTTEVCRRLGLCCKEYHKRYFKPLMSIFGVHSLKESHKKGEVFRLWTSCNFKPEASNMTPIEGETVRQGVIESKSLAVNRYLLKDSSQPVKMLDTSMSVGNNNGNNESVNDAAGKTEDSNCMTVDECSTGLLVLCNTQSSDVVQCTGVLAEEPLQGSMSVPNFNVPDTHHLALVNSPRRRSHPRSSSLAFHASSSRKEQHILKILEEEKILLKPELHRHLESLETEKNTVMDRKTLERILDKIQLEGNCKCIHVSVPGVTNCGRSRTTEVVLHPSVFNVSSELLTQIHDKMRCFDIQLRKEAYMRQKKSKSVPILDNVQRIPCRVQGQPEHAGLMRANGFVLAKMVRTRLLHTFLWGSVCSSPGWDQDLFFSDHSRDLENPHSSCKLFELNLSIRSMPLELFLQVVGSTEKLDVLEECKSGLLLRDLPMEKQNFLIDTRASNRLSYLVEILRRLKLIRLMSKGHAEDGSSSLHTTLTYTLEFKPYLEEPTSTVSSSGHFADLRPQIRHDFVLSSKKAVDEYWGTLEYCYAAAKSKAALLAFPGSAVSQIFHPKSWASARVMTAAQRAELLKRIAQDGSKKKLSFKDCEKIAEDLNLTLQQVLRFYDDKRRQYAARPTSSLDAEGEELQAVNGKHTVSSRKRRRSSDRISSKLANEHSGLEAANSLLDPDNQPTVEQGSSTATTKYDDGQSQRNSAGDNGECLGVKRLSEEEKGVYSFKRALSRLNPARQKKFLWSEEGERKLVIAYARHRAARGAKFHRTEWVSIPNLPAPPDACKRRMALLNSFIPFREAVMKLCTILSEQYAKYIEKFQDKMSINADSEEMIRGPASEEAGMLEKWANLDEDIIKVALDDVLRCKRLAKLNAARETFPEQEISMHDDVEDCGQSGQLSSTERRLRKNLHINTGATILRQMHESVAVANAVELFKLIFLSKSKAPETPTLLAKTLRRYSEHDLCAAFNYLREKKIMIGGGSGQFELSQTFLHSITSTEFPADTGNRAAKLALWLHERESDLVEEGTEAPSDLQCGEVFSLCALLSSGELSITPLLPSEGVGETEDNRPSKRKSDTTEPDGGSPQKLRKTFAGDSELGSRREKGFASIQLCLQRETIPRIMAIDSLRKVNMNPAPFLGGKDQSNTLSALDDIADHASDIIDTGTIDHPTFQLSESPWEAMTDYAKHLFSSCSYEVNNSMLLQPDLFKTLYSAIQKSGDNGLRMKEIQKVLNVKDEKILEVIIDVLEAFGRALKVNAYNSVHVVDSLYRSKYFLTSIDDRVAHHLKLQRKTKNGEPSPLDLDNQRENLAASEDKINTNGIEGHRVTILNCPLDVTDPHEVASTKVTRVENLECCSTHSNRICRPLLPWMNGDGTINELIYNRLLRRVLGIVVLNPGILEDEIINRMQGLNPQSCRQLLQMMILNNHITTRKMQQMTSSQPPSILANLLGDKCKKSKLIYRVHFFANPSTTTLL, encoded by the exons ATGATTGATGCTGCAGGGTCAAAAGGATtgaccactacagaa GTATGTAGAAGGCTTGGACTATGCTGTAAGGAGTACCACAAGCGATATTTTAAACCGTTGATGTCTATATTTGGTGTTCATTCTTTAAAGGAAAGCCACAAAAAAGGCGAGGTCTTCCGACTTTGGACATCTTGTAACTTCAAACCAGAAGCATCCAACATGACACCCATCGAAGGAGAAACAGTTCGTCAGGGAGTTATTGAATCTAAATCACTAGCTGTGAACCGGTACCTTCTTAAGGATTCATCTCAGCCTGTGAAGATGCTAGATACTTCTATGTCTGTGGGGAATAACAATGGAAATAATGAAAGTGTGAATGATGCAGCTGGCAAAACTGAAGATTCCAACTGTATGACTGTGGATGAATGTTCTACTGGTCTGCTTGTTTTATGCAATACACAGAGTTCTGATGTGGTGCAATGCACTGGGGTACTTGCCGAGGAACCACTGCAGGGAAGTATGTCAGTACCTAACTTTAATGTGCCAGACACACACCATCTTGCTCTTGTAAATTCTCCAAGGCGTCGATCACATCCAAGGTCTTCTAGTCTTGCATTTCATGCATCCAGCTCACGGAAGGAGCAGCATATACTCAAGATTTTGGAG GAGGAGAAAATCCTATTAAAACCTGAGCTCCACAGGCATCTTGAGAGTCTTGAGACAGAAAAGAACACAGTGATGGATAGGAAGACCTTGGAACGTATTCTTGACAAAATTCAGCTAGAAGGAAATTGTAAATGCATCCATGTGAGTGTCCCAGGCGTGACAAATTGTGGTCGCAGCAGGACAACAGAAGTTGTCCTCCATCCTTCAGTTTTTAATGTCTCATCTGAATTATTGACTCAAATCCATGATAAGATGAGGTGTTTTGACATCCAGCTGCGGAAGGAAGCATACATGCGGCAGAAGAAAAGCAAATCAGTTCCTATATTAGACAATGTGCAGAGAATCCCCTGTAGAGTGCAGGGTCAACCAGAGCATGCAGGATTGATGCGTGCTAATGGATTTGTGCTGGCAAAAATGGTTAGGACAAGGCTTCTTCACACCTTTCTTTGGGGTTCGGTCTGCAGTTCCCCTGGTTGGGATCAAGATTTATTCTTTAGTGACCATTCTCGTGATTTAGAAAATCCACACAGCTCTTGTAAGTTATTTGAGTTAAATCTATCAATTAGGTCAATGCCACTTGAACTGTTTTTACAAGTAGTTGGATCTACTGAAAAGTTGGATGTGCTCGAGGAGTGTAAAAGCGGCTTGTTACTTCGTGATCTTCCTATGGAAAAACAAAATTTCCTGATAGATACTCGAGCATCTAATCGCTTGTCGTATCTAGTCGAAATACTACGGCGTTTGAAG CTCATTCGTCTAATGAGCAAGGGGCATGCAGAAGATGGTTCCAGCAGCCTCCACACTACTCTTACTTACACATTGGAATTTAAGCCTTACCTTGAGGAACCAACATCAACTGTTTCATCATCTGGCCATTTTGCTGATCTGCGCCCTCAAATCAGACATGATTTTGTCCTTTCGAGCAAAAAAGCTGTGGATGAATACTGGGGTACTCTGGAGTATTGTTATGCTGCAGCTAAATCAAAGGCCGCATTACTCGCATTTCCAGGATCTGCAGTTAGTCAG ATATTTCATCCAAAATCATGGGCATCTGCCCGGGTCATGACAGCTGCCCAGCGAGCAGAACTTCTGAAGCGCATAGCTCAAGATGGCTCAAAGAAGAAGCTTTCATTCAAAGACTGTGAGAAGATTGCTGAAGATCTCAATCTGACACTGCAGCAG GTGCTCCGTTTCTATGATGACAAGAGGCGGCAGTATGCTGCTAGACCTACGAGTTCTTTGGATGCTGAAGGTGAAGAGCTTCAGGCAGTCAATGGAAAACATACAGTATCTTCACGGAAGAGGAGGCGTTCATCAGACAGAATTTCCTCAAAGCTTGCAAATGAGCATTCAGGTCTGGAGGCAGCTAATTCGTTGTTAGATCCAGATAATCAGCCTACTGTAGAACAAGGTTCTTCGACAGCTACTACGAAATATGATGATGGCCAGTCTCAGAGAAATTCTGCAGGTGATAATGGGGAGTGTTTGGGGGTGAAAAGGTTGAGTGAAGAAGAGAAGGGGGTCTATTCTTTCAAGCGAGCACTATCACGGTTGAACCCAGCCCGACAGAAAAAGTTTTTATGGTCCGAAGAGGGTGAGAG GAAATTAGTGATTGCATATGCTAGACACCGAGCTGCCCGGGGGGCAAAATTTCACCGTACAGAATGGGTGTCAATTCCAAATCTTCCAGCACCTCCTGATGCGTGCAAAAGAAGAATGGCGTTGTTAAATAGTTTTATCCCTTTCAGAGAGGCTGTTATGAAACTATGCACTATTCTTTCTGAACAATATGCAAAGTACATTGAGAAGTTCCAGGACAAGATGTCGATTAATGCAGATTCTGAAGAGATGATTCGTGGTCCTGCATCTGAAGAAGCTGGCATGCTTGAGAAATGGGCTAATCTTGATGAGGATATTATTAAGGTTGCATTGGATGATGTCTTAAGATGCAAAAGATTGGCTAAGCTGAATGCTGCTCGAGAAACGTTCCCGGAGCAGGAAATAAGCATGCATGAT GACGTCGAAGATTGTGGTCAGAGTGGTCAATTATCAAGCACCGAGCGACGTCTTAGAAAAAATTTGCATATAAATACGGGTGCAACAATTTTGAGACAGATGCATGAATCAGTTGCTGTTGCAAATGCTGTGGAGCTATTTAAGCTTATCTTTCTAAGCAAATCGAAAGCTCCAGAAACACCAACTTTGCTGGCCAAAACACTACGTCGTTATTCTGAGCATGACCTCTGTGCGGCTTTTAATTACTTGAGGGAGAAGAAAATTATG ATTGGAGGTGGCAGTGGCCAATTTGAATTATCACAGACCTTCTTGCATAGTATCACGTCAACTGAATTTCCCGCTGATACTGGAAATAGAGCTGCTAAGCTTGCTCTCTGGCTTCATGAGAGAGAAAGTGATTTAGTCGAAGAGGGCACTGAAGCTCCATCAGATCTCCAGTGTGGTGAAGTTTTCTCTTTATGTGCTCTACTATCTTCAGGTGAACTGTCAATTACCCCATTGCTACCCAGTGAAGGTGTTGGAGAGACAGAAGATAATAGACCTTCTAAACGTAAAAGTGATACCACAGAGCCTGATGGGGGATCAccacaaaaattaagaaaaacatTTGCTGGGGACAGTGAGCTGGGTTCTCGGAGAGAAAAAGGCTTTGCTAGCATACAGTTATGCTTGCAACGTGAAACAATTCCAAGAATAATGGCCATCGATTCACTCAGAAAGGTGAACATGAATCCAGCCCCATTTCTTGGTGGAAAAGATCAAAGCAATACTTTGTCTGCTTTGGATGACATTGCTGATCATGCAAGTGATATTATTGATACTGGGACGATAGATCATCCCACTTTCCAGCTTAGTGAATCTCCATGGGAAGCTATGACAGACTATGCCAAGCATCTATTTTCTTCATGTTCTTATGAAGTAAATAATAGTATGTTGCTTCAACCAGACTTATTCAAAACACTCTATTCAGCCATTCAGAAGTCTGGTGACAACGGTTTGAGAATGAAAGAGATCCAAAAAGTTCTGAACGTTAAGG ATGAGAAAATATTGGAAGTTATAATCGATGTGCTTGAAGCATTTGGGCGAGCGTTAAAG GTCAATGCTTACAATTCAGTTCACGTGGTTGATTCTCTATATCGATCGAAATATTTCTTGACCAGTATAGATGATCGTGTTGCTCATCATCTCAAATTGCAAAGGAAAACAAAGAACGGTGAGCCTTCACCTCTTGATCTTGATAACCAAAGGGAGAATTTGGCTGCCTCGGAGGATAAGATCAACACAAATGGTATTGAAGGACACAGAGtcacaattttaaattgtcCCCTAGACGTGACAGATCCTCATGAAGTTGCTTCGACCAAAGTGACTAGAGTAGAAAATCTTGAATGCTGTAGTACTCATTCAAATAGGATATGTAGACCCCTGTTGCCATGGATGAATGGAGATGGTACCATAAACGAGCTTATATACAACAGGCTTCTTCGCCGTGTTCTTGGTATTGTTGTGCTAAATCCAGGGATATTAGAG GATGAAATCATAAATCGGATGCAAGGTCTAAATCCTCAG AGCTGCAGGCAGCTGCTACAGATGATGATTCTGAACAACCACATAACTACCCGAAAAATGCAGCAGATGACATCTTCTCAGCCTCCCTCCATTCTGGCTAATCTTCTTGGTGATAAATGCAAAAAGTCTAAGTTGATATATCGAGTCCATTTCTTTGCAAATCCATCGACTACAACCTTGTTGTAG
- the LOC121798548 gene encoding uncharacterized protein LOC121798548 isoform X1: MDAVVNSALEEICCGAAEGLNLSDLWAKIGPTLAAHGLPICPNLKRAVWENLAEIPELKPVACNGASSKLSEALVNYTAEECEQMDVKIVAPEAMRRSFLGLYDVGTSESSLADIQRFILERLAVARNNGIAQNDLTKELQIPANNLCYQFKTIEAKGLIVKQPTVIRKNGSIVSTNMLYLARYARHFGSQQRLEITRTDQMLMGGEGTDGHDVVNGIVAESISVKDYIPALKAICDKLEKAEGKVLVVSDIKKDLGYRGPHGHKSWRIVSDMSQVERCSSGRRVSYNNQE; the protein is encoded by the exons ATGGACGCCGTCGTCAACTCAGCACTAGAAGAGATATGCTGTGGAGCGGCTGAGGGGCTCAATCTCAGCGACCTATGGGCGAAAATCGGTCCAACTCTCGCTGCCCATGGCCTCCCCATCTGCCCGAACTTGAAGCGGGCAGTGTGGGAGAATCTGGCTGAGATACCGGAGCTGAAGCCTGTAGCGTGCAACGGCGCCTCCTCCAAGCTCTCTGAGGCCCTAGTTAATTATACAGCTGAAGAGTGCGAGCAGATGGATGTCAAAATTGTGGCTCCCGAAGCGATGAGGAGAAGTTTTCTCGGACTCTACGATGTTGGAACCTCGGAATCGTCTTTGGCTGACATTCAGCGCTTCATTCTCGAACGCCTCGCTGTTGCCCG GAACAATGGGATTGCTCAGAATGATCTTACCAAGGAATTACAGATTCCTGCTAACAACTTATGCTACCAATTTAAGACAATTGAAGCCAAAGGATTGATAGTAAAGCAGCCAACTGTTATTAGGAAGAATGGTAGCATTGTGTCCACGAATATGCTATATCTTGCTCGTTATGCAAGGCATTTCGGTTCTCAGCAGAGGCTTGAAATCACGAGGACAGATCAGATGTTGATGGGCGGGGAGGGTACAGACGGCCATGATGTGGTAAACGGAATTGTGGCCGAGAGTATATCTGTGAAAGATTATATACCAGCACTGAAAGCCATCTGCGACAAGCTTGAAAAGGCTGAGGGCAAG GTTCTGGTTGTCTCAGATATAAAAAAAGACCTTGGTTATAGGGGGCCTCATGGTCACAAAAGTTGGAGAATTGTAAGTG ATATGTCACAGGTTGAAAGATGCTCGAGTGGTAGAAGAGTGTCGTACAATAATCAAGAATAA
- the LOC121798548 gene encoding uncharacterized protein LOC121798548 isoform X2 — translation MDAVVNSALEEICCGAAEGLNLSDLWAKIGPTLAAHGLPICPNLKRAVWENLAEIPELKPVACNGASSKLSEALVNYTAEECEQMDVKIVAPEAMRRSFLGLYDVGTSESSLADIQRFILERLAVARNNGIAQNDLTKELQIPANNLCYQFKTIEAKGLIVKQPTVIRKNGSIVSTNMLYLARYARHFGSQQRLEITRTDQMLMGGEGTDGHDVVNGIVAESISVKDYIPALKAICDKLEKAEGKVLVVSDIKKDLGYRGPHGHKSWRIVERCSSGRRVSYNNQE, via the exons ATGGACGCCGTCGTCAACTCAGCACTAGAAGAGATATGCTGTGGAGCGGCTGAGGGGCTCAATCTCAGCGACCTATGGGCGAAAATCGGTCCAACTCTCGCTGCCCATGGCCTCCCCATCTGCCCGAACTTGAAGCGGGCAGTGTGGGAGAATCTGGCTGAGATACCGGAGCTGAAGCCTGTAGCGTGCAACGGCGCCTCCTCCAAGCTCTCTGAGGCCCTAGTTAATTATACAGCTGAAGAGTGCGAGCAGATGGATGTCAAAATTGTGGCTCCCGAAGCGATGAGGAGAAGTTTTCTCGGACTCTACGATGTTGGAACCTCGGAATCGTCTTTGGCTGACATTCAGCGCTTCATTCTCGAACGCCTCGCTGTTGCCCG GAACAATGGGATTGCTCAGAATGATCTTACCAAGGAATTACAGATTCCTGCTAACAACTTATGCTACCAATTTAAGACAATTGAAGCCAAAGGATTGATAGTAAAGCAGCCAACTGTTATTAGGAAGAATGGTAGCATTGTGTCCACGAATATGCTATATCTTGCTCGTTATGCAAGGCATTTCGGTTCTCAGCAGAGGCTTGAAATCACGAGGACAGATCAGATGTTGATGGGCGGGGAGGGTACAGACGGCCATGATGTGGTAAACGGAATTGTGGCCGAGAGTATATCTGTGAAAGATTATATACCAGCACTGAAAGCCATCTGCGACAAGCTTGAAAAGGCTGAGGGCAAG GTTCTGGTTGTCTCAGATATAAAAAAAGACCTTGGTTATAGGGGGCCTCATGGTCACAAAAGTTGGAGAATT GTTGAAAGATGCTCGAGTGGTAGAAGAGTGTCGTACAATAATCAAGAATAA
- the LOC121798548 gene encoding uncharacterized protein LOC121798548 isoform X3: protein MDAVVNSALEEICCGAAEGLNLSDLWAKIGPTLAAHGLPICPNLKRAVWENLAEIPELKPVACNGASSKLSEALVNYTAEECEQMDVKIVAPEAMRRSFLGLYDVGTSESSLADIQRFILERLAVARNNGIAQNDLTKELQIPANNLCYQFKTIEAKGLIVKQPTVIRKNGSIVSTNMLYLARYARHFGSQQRLEITRTDQMLMGGEGTDGHDVVNGIVAESISVKDYIPALKAICDKLEKAEGKVLVVSDIKKDLGYRGPHGHKSWRIVSG, encoded by the exons ATGGACGCCGTCGTCAACTCAGCACTAGAAGAGATATGCTGTGGAGCGGCTGAGGGGCTCAATCTCAGCGACCTATGGGCGAAAATCGGTCCAACTCTCGCTGCCCATGGCCTCCCCATCTGCCCGAACTTGAAGCGGGCAGTGTGGGAGAATCTGGCTGAGATACCGGAGCTGAAGCCTGTAGCGTGCAACGGCGCCTCCTCCAAGCTCTCTGAGGCCCTAGTTAATTATACAGCTGAAGAGTGCGAGCAGATGGATGTCAAAATTGTGGCTCCCGAAGCGATGAGGAGAAGTTTTCTCGGACTCTACGATGTTGGAACCTCGGAATCGTCTTTGGCTGACATTCAGCGCTTCATTCTCGAACGCCTCGCTGTTGCCCG GAACAATGGGATTGCTCAGAATGATCTTACCAAGGAATTACAGATTCCTGCTAACAACTTATGCTACCAATTTAAGACAATTGAAGCCAAAGGATTGATAGTAAAGCAGCCAACTGTTATTAGGAAGAATGGTAGCATTGTGTCCACGAATATGCTATATCTTGCTCGTTATGCAAGGCATTTCGGTTCTCAGCAGAGGCTTGAAATCACGAGGACAGATCAGATGTTGATGGGCGGGGAGGGTACAGACGGCCATGATGTGGTAAACGGAATTGTGGCCGAGAGTATATCTGTGAAAGATTATATACCAGCACTGAAAGCCATCTGCGACAAGCTTGAAAAGGCTGAGGGCAAG GTTCTGGTTGTCTCAGATATAAAAAAAGACCTTGGTTATAGGGGGCCTCATGGTCACAAAAGTTGGAGAATTGTAAGTG GTTGA
- the LOC121797745 gene encoding protein ELF4-LIKE 4-like: protein MEDDVFSGLAISQQIEGKVVQTFQKSFVQVQNILDQNRVLISEINQNHESKIPDNLSRNVGLIRELNNNIRRVVDLYTDLSNSFAKSMEASSEGETRSDGRGGHKRVRSGN from the coding sequence ATGGAGGACGACGTATTTTCCGGCCTTGCCATTAGCCAGCAGATCGAGGGCAAGGTTGTTCAAACGTTTCAGAAAAGTTTTGTGCAGGTGCAAAACATTCTGGACCAGAACAGGGTTTTGATCAGTGAGATCAACCAGAATCACGAGTCAAAGATCCCAGATAATCTGTCGAGGAACGTTGGGCTGATTCGGGAGCTCAACAACAACATTAGGAGGGTAGTTGATCTGTACACCGATCTGTCCAACTCCTTCGCCAAATCCATGGAGGCGTCCTCGGAGGGCGAGACGAGATCTGATGGAAGAGGTGGGCATAAGAGAGTGAGATCTGGTAATTGA
- the LOC121799655 gene encoding putative disease resistance RPP13-like protein 3, with amino-acid sequence MGGIGKTTLAKNIYQDSLIKEHFDIFAWATISQEYNIREFFIEILRQVNISEVGQESEDELGERLYKHLFGIKYMIIMDDMWDIDAWDTVKKYFPDNDNGSRVGYQIWLLNYPVPVALRWNFWMRLLAGTCFPKLCLGKKVAHFNW; translated from the coding sequence ATGGGCGGCATAGGTAAGACTACTCTTGCTAAAAACATTTATCAAGATAGTCTTATTAAGGAGCATTTTGATATTTTTGCTTGGGCTACCATCTCTCAAGAATATAACATTAGAgaattttttattgaaattcTCCGTCAAGTAAATATTAGTGAAGTTGGTCAGGAAagtgaggatgaattaggagaaAGGTTGTATAAACATCTTTTTGGTATAAAATACATGATTATAATGGATGATATGTGGGATATTGATGCGTGGGATACAGTTAAGAAATATTTTCCAGACAACGACAATGGTAGCAGAGTAGGCTATCAAATTTGGCTTCTGAATTACCCGGTTCCAGTAGCATTGAGATGGAACTTTTGGATGAGGCTGCTAGCTGGGACCTGCTTTCCAAAACTGTGTTTGGGGAAAAAGGTTGCCCACTTTAACTGGTGA